From a region of the Kaistia sp. 32K genome:
- a CDS encoding ABC transporter permease, producing MTLVAPRQEALPRPRLNGRIVAAVVAGSGLAVVLGVLIAAALLGQSGIRADFAARLLPPSLAHPFGTDPMGRDMLARTLKGLAVSLKVGLLAATISVVIATALALAAATLGRAADAVVSFLVDATMGLPHLVLLILISFALGGGTTAVIIAVAVTHWPRLTRILRAEILQLRHADFVVASRRFGKSWGFIARRHFLPHLAPQMLVGLVLLFPHAILHEAGLTFLGFGLEPSQPAIGILLSESMRYLTAGRWWLGLFPGLSLLLVVLCFDAIGNGLRTLTDPRASQD from the coding sequence ATGACGCTCGTTGCCCCGCGCCAGGAAGCGCTGCCGCGCCCGCGCCTGAACGGCCGCATCGTGGCGGCGGTCGTCGCCGGATCCGGCCTCGCCGTCGTGCTCGGCGTGCTGATCGCCGCCGCCCTCCTCGGCCAGAGCGGCATCCGCGCCGATTTCGCCGCGCGCCTGCTGCCGCCGTCGCTCGCCCATCCCTTCGGCACCGATCCGATGGGCCGCGACATGCTTGCCCGCACCCTCAAGGGCCTCGCCGTCAGCCTGAAAGTCGGGCTGCTCGCGGCGACGATCTCCGTCGTCATCGCCACGGCGCTGGCGCTCGCCGCGGCGACGCTCGGCCGCGCCGCCGACGCCGTCGTGTCGTTCCTCGTCGACGCCACCATGGGGCTGCCGCATCTCGTCCTGCTGATCCTGATCTCGTTTGCGCTCGGCGGCGGCACCACGGCGGTGATCATCGCCGTCGCCGTGACGCACTGGCCGCGCCTGACCCGCATCCTGCGCGCCGAGATCCTGCAGTTGCGGCATGCGGATTTCGTCGTCGCCTCGCGCCGCTTCGGCAAATCGTGGGGGTTCATCGCGCGCCGCCATTTTCTGCCGCATCTCGCGCCGCAGATGCTGGTCGGGCTGGTGCTCTTGTTTCCGCACGCCATCCTGCACGAGGCGGGGCTGACCTTCCTCGGCTTCGGGCTCGAGCCGTCGCAGCCGGCGATCGGCATCCTGCTGTCGGAATCGATGCGCTATCTGACCGCCGGCCGCTGGTGGCTCGGCCTGTTCCCCGGCCTCTCGCTGCTCCTCGTCGTGCTCTGCTTCGACGCCATCGGCAACGGCCTG
- a CDS encoding ABC transporter permease, giving the protein MKSWSLFLATRLIRLALVLAAVALVAFALAKMSPVDPINAYLGPDIAKVGPEQRERIAALWGLDQPVGVQFAKWFGNILSGDLGWSVTYNAPVAEVIGSRFRTSLVLMGLAWVLSGVLGFTLGVVAGTWQGGWADRIIRVYAYVLASTPTFWIAILLLMVFSVGLGWTPVCCAGPVGVLPEDVTTLERIRHLLLPLAALSILGISQIALHTRAKIIEIMRSDYVLYAEAQGASRLDIAVRHGARNAMLPAITVLFASLGELFGGSVLAEQVFAYPGLGRATIEAGVRGDVPLLLAITLFTTLFVSLGNMTADGLYRLVDPRMTGADPDAATGYTP; this is encoded by the coding sequence GTGAAATCCTGGTCCCTCTTCCTGGCAACCCGGCTGATCCGGCTGGCGCTCGTGCTGGCCGCGGTGGCGCTGGTCGCCTTCGCGCTGGCCAAGATGTCGCCGGTCGATCCAATCAACGCCTATCTCGGCCCCGACATCGCCAAGGTCGGGCCGGAGCAACGGGAACGGATCGCCGCCCTCTGGGGGCTCGACCAGCCGGTCGGCGTCCAGTTCGCCAAATGGTTCGGCAACATCCTTTCCGGCGATCTCGGCTGGAGCGTCACCTACAACGCCCCGGTCGCCGAGGTGATCGGCTCGCGCTTCCGCACCTCGCTGGTGCTGATGGGGCTCGCCTGGGTGCTTTCCGGCGTGCTCGGCTTCACGCTCGGCGTCGTCGCCGGCACCTGGCAGGGCGGCTGGGCCGACCGGATCATCCGCGTCTACGCCTATGTGCTGGCCTCGACGCCGACCTTCTGGATCGCCATCCTGCTTTTGATGGTGTTCTCGGTCGGCCTCGGCTGGACGCCGGTCTGCTGCGCCGGGCCGGTCGGCGTGCTGCCGGAGGACGTGACGACGCTGGAGCGCATCCGCCACCTGCTGCTGCCGCTCGCCGCCCTCTCCATCCTCGGCATCTCGCAGATCGCCCTGCACACGCGCGCGAAGATCATCGAGATCATGCGCTCCGACTATGTGCTCTATGCCGAGGCGCAGGGCGCGTCGCGGCTCGACATCGCCGTTCGCCACGGCGCCCGCAACGCCATGCTGCCAGCGATCACCGTGCTGTTCGCCTCGCTCGGCGAATTGTTCGGCGGTTCGGTGCTGGCCGAGCAGGTGTTCGCCTATCCGGGCCTCGGCCGCGCGACGATCGAGGCCGGCGTTCGCGGCGATGTTCCGCTGCTGCTCGCGATCACGCTGTTCACCACGCTGTTCGTCTCGCTCGGCAACATGACGGCCGACGGGCTCTATCGCCTGGTCGACCCGCGCATGACCGGCGCCGACCCGGATGCCGCCACGGGGTACACGCCATGA